The nucleotide window TAGTTTCAGTTTGATATTCGGGTGATTCATATCCTATCGATCTCTATGGTTGTCTCACAGGAtggtaaaaatttttttatgcAAGTATCCATGGCTAGCCTTACCTTTAACTCATCGTCATTGGAGCCACCTTCTAAAGTGAGTTTTACTAGAGCAATATATGACGtaaaatttatttttgcaATCGAAATATCTTCGTACTTCAAATTGCATCTTGATACAAATTCACTTagtttttcaacttcttctttaattttggattttaAAATTGTAGAATTGTAACTTTGATTAATTGCACTCTTTCTAAAGCTTGAAAACCCTGATAATAATGAATGCGAGCGTTGAGGACTCTGATGCGTTGGTGATGAAAGTGGTAATGTGCTCAATGCTCTCTTTCTGGACTTCTTCACCTTTAAATCAGTTTGACTCTCTTCATTCGAATAAGGATCGTGAACCAAACTTGACGCTGGTAACGCAGTTGTTGAAAACCCCATTAATAAAATAGTCGAGGTCCATTCGGCAATCTTAAAACCATGTATTAGGATGAAAATTGCAATTACAACAGTGGCCAAGTGATCAGACAATACGGGcataaaattgaataaataTGGATACAAGAACAAATATGCTGTGAAGACTATTGTTATTACTggattttttgttttcaattttgagtTCGTATTAGCATAGAAGATTTTGTAGAGCGATAAAGCAGAAAACAGTAAATTTATAGCCAGAACGGAATACCATATATTCGAATCACCATCTGAAAGTTTAAATGTattatttgaatgatgaGAATGTGGAATTCTTGATGCAAGTTCGTCATGAtcctcattttcaatttccatttcattggcattttcaatgaaaaaaacgaTGCATTCTTCCACTATATGGAAGACTAAATCCAAACCaacaaaacaaagagaaaCGGCTAAACCAAAACTTAGCAATACGTCAATCCTATTTAGACCAAATGGAAAAGTGATAGTACCGGTAGACCAAACTTGAAATTGTGATAGATTTTCAACAAGTATAATTATTAATGATCCAATAATATCATATATGATAAAATGAGATAGTGTTAGATAATTGTTCCAATTTTTAGAGTGACCCAATTGGAAAACAATTATGCAAATTATGCATTGTGCAAAAGTGAtaaataattgaaaataagCCTTCGGCCATGGTAGATTGTTGATCATGTCATTGAAATTCGGAATAGGTAGAGATTTAGCAATATTCAGTGGAATTTTAACCTCAGGCTCCTGGAAAAAGTTCATGGAAACGGAAGAGTGCTTATATCTATGTCCCTTACGAAAAGAGGTTCTAGATGGATATGTATTATTTCCTTGCGCATTCatggatgaaaaattgaacgGAGCCTCCAGCTGAGACGATCTTCTTGACCGTGCATCCGGAGATGACGACCTGACGGGGGATCTACTAGATTTGGGTGGTGCCAATTGAGGTTCCGGTACATATTTCATGGAGTTTCTTTTCGACTCACCTGTGCTGCCTTTTGCGACCGCCTGATCGCCAAATGTAAAGCTTGTATTGTATATCAAACTGGAGCTTGAATTGTTAGCACCCCCATCCTTTGAAAGGTAGAATTGATGTGCGGAGGAATTTGGTCGTGACAGTGAATTGCTGGTAAAAGGGGCTTGCCTTGAGGAGTTTGAGAAAGGGCTTTCAGCATGAATTTTCAACGGAGTCTGAAAGCCGTCTTGCGCAACTCTAGGAGAGTCCTCCTCTTGGATTGAGTTCATGACCGGAGTTGACCCAACTGGAGAGAAAGGCGGTACCTGTTGCTCCGTTTCCCTCGCTGTAGAATCCTTCATAGCTCTTAATTTGGAATGTTTGCCATATAATGGGAAGGAAACAGTGTCTCTGCAGTTGCTAGCCAGATACTTCTACTGACCTTGAAGGTGCAAAATGACTTCCAAATTCAATTCGCGAATGCGAACCAAAACAAATATAAAGAAAGCAAAACGGTAGTCAGCCCTGCTCAAAAGTTCACCAAAAGCTGATAGAGGCATAAAAACGTCACGTTCTAGTCATGTGACATGCACTCGTTGGAGACTGTATCATTTACCGCTTGATTTTACAGAAGTATGGGCCAAGGCGTTTGGCATTTCTAACCTACACTCTCGTCTagttatttcaacattCTGGTGCTTCTTTTGGCGTTCGAACGCTATTTATCGTAATGTTTTGCAACATCATCGTTCAAGAAGGGCTAACAACGGCggcaaatcaaaaaaagtgCAGGATCCttcgaaaaaaagaggTCACTGCACAAGTGATGTTTTTAAAATGTAAAGTGCTAATCCATGGCTCTGAGAACCTATTAGAGCAGCGTTTTCTCCTATGTCTTCTTGTTAACAAGTTGTAAAAGCGTCGTTTGAAACGGATGTTGTTCTTCTCGGTGgcaaaataatgaaaaagctCAGGGATCTTTAAAGATggtaaaaaggaaatgacTTGGCTAGAGTAAAAGGGCAAGACGGCACAACAAAATATCTCATCACAGCCCTTACCGAAGGtgctttcatttttcttcaagataGTGCTTAGAGAGCTGAGGTTGTTCATGTTGCTTGCGTTTGAATAGGAACACACTTTGTAGATTAGGCGAGAAGTTTGCGGAACGAGTTCGAGTGCAGGTGCAAGTGCTAGTGCAGGTGCTACTACAGGTGCAAGTGTGTACGTTATGTTGACTCCCGACAGTGTTCGTGAATCTGTTGAGGAGTTTCAAAAGCGGAGCCTTTGTGAGGACGTAGACTATTCAATGCTGTCGCATCAGAAGGATTTTTTGGATAATAAGttgttgcaaaaaaaatactttaATAAGCAGCTCCTGTTGCTCTATTCGCAGCTGGAACGAACTAGAAATTATCAGgaatttgttgatgttTTGATGAATAACAGATCGCTTTTGCGAGAAATTTTTACACTGGAAGGGCAAAGTTTTACAAGTTCGCTGGTGGAACCTGAGTTAGATCTATCTTTTAAATTTGGAATAGACGTTCAGGAGTAtattaatgatgatgatgagtTGTTAGCTTTATATGGCGACGATTTACTGTAGATAGTACATATATAAATGTAATTTAATGGCGACGAAGCGAGTTTCTCAAAACTTCCCTTAACAGATGAACTGGACCTCCAGCATAGAAAAGAGATAATAAGCGGTAAGAATGTTCGCAAGGGTCAGTTTTAGAAACTTACAAAAGGTTTCAGGCCTTAAATTGAGAAGTCAAAGTTCATATTCGAAGATTACGAAAATCgccaatttgaaagatttcgaaAGCTTGATTAAGAATCCTTCTTTGTCAGTAATCGACTTTTATGCAACATGGTGCGGACCCTGCAAAGCTATGGCACCACATTTGTCCAAGTTGGTCGAAGAGTATCCAAAGGTTGATTTTTATAAAGTTGACGTTGATGAGAGTTCCGATATTGCTAAAAACTGCGAGGTAACAGCAATGCCAACTTTTGTGTTTGCTAAAGGAGGTAAGTTGCTGGGCAAATTGGTTGGTGCTAATCCGAGTGGCCTCGAAAAGGGTATAAAAGACCTAAGCGGTTAGGTCATCCATCACATTTTATATATTCGAAGACTATGAGCATGTTTCAAGGGAAGAGAACAGGTAGCcgagaagaaaaatcacaGGTTTATTATCTCATTCTGTATAATAATTAAATTTATACGTATTATTAAACTTACAGGGATTTATTTGCCTTCAATAGAAGAGCCATTTGGTTATCAGCGGCGCCAAATGCTCATataaattcaatattgATATACTCCCAAGAATAAGCTGTGTAGGGAAAATTTTGGGTATCTGCTGCTCGCAGTTGTGTTTGAGCATGATTCTATGCACATCAAAGTGATATATGGCAAATGATTTAGATGCACTTCTGGCGCGTCTTGATCTTGAATGTGCCCGCATTTACACAGGTACAGATGCGGTATCAGTTGCATTTGGATGCAAAAAGGTTGTCCTTTAGGACTTTAAGTGAAATTGACACCATAACAATTAAGAAGcggaaaaaaagagatattCAAGTTATAACTGCGTGCGTATTAACGAGATAAAGTAATGCTGCCAATTTCTGCGGTCTCCAAAGCCATTGATGATTCGCCTGTGTCACTTATACTCTCTATAATTTGAGGGCCGCGGTATTTCGATCTTCCGTGAATAAACCACCAAATAGCTACAAGAACCGCAAGTCCGCAGGTCATCACACTTGTGTAATTCATCTCTTGTGCACTGGTGGGTAGAGTATATGGGAAACAATAGatgacaaagaaaacaatgatgTAGAGACAGGAAATTATATTAAATGTGTAACCGAATTTTCCAAGCCAAAAGCTACCCCTTTTGATACTCTTACGTTTGGTCAATACATGTGGGCCAATTGAAAGCAGGAACGATGTTGTGGTTAAAAGCACAAAAGAGCCAACAAAAGCATTGAAAGCAACGACCGATCCAACGTAGATCGCACCCATACAGGTAGCGATAGCACCACATACAAACGTCGACCACAAAGGACTCTTGAAACGAGGGCTGATGGAACCAATGTGATCTGGGAAAGGAGCAGCTTTATCACGCGATAACGCGTATAAAGTTCTACCAGCAGTTATATAACAGCCAATAGTTGCACATATGATTGGTAATATAataattatcaaaagacCAAGAGCACCGCCTCTTGATCCTGTAGCTTGCAGGTAAATGTCGCCCAATGGGCAAAAAGAATCTGCAGCGAATATAGCCGGTAAATCATTGATAGCGTAAAACATAGCAATCATGTAAAAGAATGCTGTGAAGAAACCAACAAATACCTGCCAAAacaaaacttttggaagattttttccagcATCAGGAATTTCTTCCGCCAAATGGGTAATACAGTCAGGTGTACCAACGGCGAAAGCACCATTTAGCATCCCCGCTAAGAAAGTGAATCCATTACTGCTATATCCTGTTTCGTTTTCCCATGTTCTCCAAACGAAATCATTTGATGCATGGCCCTTTCCATTTCTGAGAGGCATAACAGCACAAACGACCACGGTAACAAACCAGCCACCAATCATTAGAAAAGACCCAACTCTATTTATACCGGGAAGAGACCAGTTCGCAAACATCACGACAAAACAGCATAGCCAGCAAATAATCAGATAGCAGATGAATACCTGCCATCTCTCCAGAGTAAGTTCAGGATGAAACATTCCGTAAGAGTACACGACCATGGAGCCAATAATACTACAATTCGCTGACACACCGAATGTCCAAGCAAGGTAATTCAGCCATCCGGCAAACCAACCACACACTCGACCCCATTTTTTCCCACTAATTATGCTTGCCCAATGGTATACACCACCCGACGCAGGAATAGCAGATGCCAGTTCCGCAATTGATGCTGCAATTATCCAATAAAATACCGAAACAGCAATGAACTCGTAAATAATACCTGGAGGACCACCATTATACAGCGATGCGACAATAGCACCACCCAAAGCTGTCCAAGTATTACCTGTAACAATCCCTGCTGAAATAGCACTGAAAAGACTGAATCCCTTCTCAAGAACAACAGGCTTTCCCTTCAAGTCGTCgaaatttccattttcaacatcatgaatttgatgctgttcaacttttttctccgAACCTGACATTTCAATGACAACCATTGGTGAATTATCAGCAAAACGCACATCTAGAATTCATTTGTATAACTAATTGAAATCCAAGCCATTCCCATAACCACTCATGACTTTATAACAACTACGATTTTCAATAGTAGTTTAAACATTTGATTTTCGCTAGGCATTTCCTCGCTTCGAATTAACAGCAAATGGAAAAATCGGAAACTTAAAGCGATTGAGCAATCAAGATGGACTACCATATCTCTTGCATTAAGTAAATATTGATAACAAATAGTTCTGGAATAGTGATCACGGCGAAATGCAAATAATGCTTGGCAAAAACAATTGTTCTTGGCAAAACCAATTGTTCTTGGCACTGGCATAGCATCCAGCGCAATGCCTCGCTATAAGTCTCAGTTCCGACAAAATTGTGGATTTGGaagtaatttttcatcgaCGTCCACTGAcaccttttgaaagaagaattctTTATCCCTTCCTGCGAGTGTTGAGTCCTTAAAATATACCAGGCTCGCGTACTAGTAGCACAATACATACTCTGTGGGAGCATTTGGCACGCATTGATAGAAACTCCAAGGAATGACATCTTTCACTTGATAAAATAAGATGCACCTCAACCGTTCGGAGTTGTCTCTTTGGCGAGGCTTCAATCAGGTCAAAGCACTATTGCGGTGATGGTCCCGCACATGTAATAGCGGGACACCCTCACGTACTGACCTGGCTTCATCGGTTTCGGGCCGTCTGAGTAAACCGTAGTTCACGTTTTGCACCTTCCATTCAATACACGGATGTTTGGCTACACCATCCCTTCCCAGTCTCGTAGATTAGTAGTGCCCTCTTATCCTGTGATGCACAGTCACAAATTATAAAGCGGTAACTCTTGACCACAAGCAGATCTGAAATGGAGCATGATATTAGTCCTCCTTGTTCCGTGTAAACAATCATGAATGCTGAGAGGACTTGCCGTATAAAAAAGCCATCATTTTGTTCTCCTCTTTGTGCGTCTGTGAACAATGCGTAAACGTTGCCAACATTGGGCGTGTCTAGATGGAAATACTAACACAGGCAGGAGATTAAGATGTGAATCATATAACATAGGGTGCACCGGGCACCATTAATATAGTTCATCATTTGTGTAAACACAACGTCTGAGTCCGAGCTTTGCGATTTTCTATATTGGCAGGGGGCACCAAGAATTTTGCTGGGCTGCATCCTTTCATATAGCACGagtttgtttcttttcctgCTGGTCAATACGGTGTATTCTTATATGAGAACGCTAGCAGAATgtgcaatttcttcaccaCTGTTGGtttccaaataaaaaacGCTGCTTTACTCGATCAATTTAAAGGGTAAAGATACAGTCGCAATAACAAGTGGAATGCACTACCACTCACTAAACCCACATTTTTGTTTGCCAGTTGATGCATTTCAGAACTCACCTTTAATGATTATCTTTTTGCGTAAGCTCAAGCACGACGTTAACCAAGTGTGTTGCCACCAgcattcttgaaaaaagatgtttcAGATATCTCTACGAAGCACATAGCATACTGACATATTCCTCGATGCACATCATTGTACTTAAACCTTGTTGAAGCTACAAtctaatttgttttctattGAGAGTAAGCTTGTGACAgcctcatcatcatctatTCTCCGTCACGTGCGAAACTGATATTGTGAGTAGAACCAAGTCAAAAAGGTATTAAAATGAATGAAAGCACACTTCAAAACTGCTGCTGCTTCCATCGGGACTGTACACTCGGGAAACACGGCATTGCCTAGCATCCAACCACAATGAGTTTGCCCTTTTCCAAAGTCATGAGTGCGCTCATGTCAAAGACATCGCCTGAGgcaatttttcaatatcgaAAACCGATGTCAACTAAATTGGGCTCCCTCGCTTTATCACTGGTTTTCTCTATATATGGTGCTACATTTGCAGATTGGTCGTATGAATCAGCACTTACTGTCTACGAGGAAGCTGATGATAAGACAAAGAAAGATTGGAAGTTTCTGATAAAGACATTCGGACCCATGGGACTCACAGTGATCCCGTTCTCTTTGGCACTTTGTGCCTTTTTTGCACCTTCCAGAATTGTCACTAAGGTCAAATATATTCCAAAAATGTACGGTGAGCCTGAATGCCAACTCACTCGAGAATCTCTCATCCTGGGGAAACCAGTTCATCTGACAAGACCAATATCCGAATTGCatagaaatgaaaagacAAGAGTGTTTACCGGTGACGGTGAACAAGGCGTAGATGACAAaggttctttttttttcattcttacTGATCAAAATATTAACGTTAAGAGTTGGGTAGAGAGATACTATTTGGTTCCTAGATCAGGGAAATTCTGGGCATCCGATGGACGAATCTTTGACGCATTATTTGGAGGTGACTCGATACGGGATTTAGAGCTGAAGGCCAGGCAGAGTAAggacaaaaaagaattgaaaaatatcaagcaAGATAGATCAGCGTTGAATGAGATGATTCGAACTAATTATTCGAGAGCTAAGTTTCATTCTGgtctgaaaaaagaagttgaagtaTCTAAAAATATTGTAAACCAAACTAAGGGCCTTCCTTGATTTATTTACAAGACTCCAATTAGTCTTAGAATGTAATCGAAGAATAACGCGTATGAAAAATAGAGTCCTGTACTAATATTACTGATGAATGCCTTCCAGCATGCAGCCGGATTGTTCAAATCCACGTTTTTAATCATTGTATATAATCTGTAGGCAAAAAGGGATAATCCGCCAATAAACCCCGGGCCCCAGATTAGTCCACTGTTAATTCCTGCCACAGCATATAATGCGATCTGTGATGTTGCGAGAACACTACAGATTGGTTTTGTCTTGTCACCCCATGCTAAAGCAGTTGATTTAATTCCCGCCTTGACGTCAAATTCCTTATCCTGATGTGCATATATGGTATCATATATCATACACCAGAGAAAACTACCAGTGTACAATGGAATCATGGTGGGCCAATCTATGACGCCCATTGCTGGGAACCCCAAAATTGCCCCCCATTTGAAGCAAGCACTCAAAATAGCTTGCGGGTAGTATGTAAACCGTTTGAAAAGTGGATACGTGAATACTAGTGGCAATGATGCTAAACCTAGCCACCAGCATTGCGCAGGCAGCGCAGCGAGTATACCAACCCCAACAGCTGTCTGGCCTGCTAGAAAAATCTTTGCTTTGATTGGAGATACTCTTCCCGATGCAATTGGCCTTTCTACAGTTCTTAAGACTTTACTATCCAGATCACGGTCCAATAAATCATTTATCGTGCAACCAGCACCCCTCATAATCAGGGATCCGATACCGAATATACCAAGCATCCACAAGGTTTGTCCCAAGGATGCAGATACTTCCATTGCCCCCATTAAGATGGCCCAAGTGCCTGGGATGTAAAGCAGCCAAGTACCCACTGGCTTTTCCAGTCTCATGAGCTCAGCATACGGAATAATACTCTTTGGCAACTTAGATACATATGGCCCTAATCCATTCAGCCTTGCCAATTGTGcttctttcaattgctcAGGAGTGAAGGCCTCGCTAGAGATTTTACTCGAGGCGAATCTTAACCAACTTTTGGCAGGAATAATGGGTGAGGCGAACTTACCATTTAAGAACCTCGTTCTTGCATGTCTTacagaaaaatctttgagGCCTTTTACTCCAAGTCCATGATAGAACaacatgaaaaatcaatgaGGGCACACGACAGGTGTCAGTTCACTATATCTAGTTCTCGTTACCTTTTTATAAATactcaaatatttcaagttTTCGCGCCTAAACGACGCACGCTTACTTTTAAAGGAAATCGAGAAAGtatcaaaattttaaaCTGTCTGTATAGACAATTACATTCATTCAGTAACCTGTCGATCATCTAATCACGCAACCAATTCCATACAATGACTTTATTCGTCGCATCCACTACAGCTCCAGTAAACATTGCTGTATGTATTAAGCATTTTAACCTTGTTTACATCCTATTGAAACACGTTTACTAACTGATAGAacaatgttgaaattgattttctatcaATAGACATTGAAATACTGGGGTAAAAGAGAcaaaactttgaatttacCAACAAATTCATCCATTTCTGTGACCCTGTCTCAAGAAGATTTAAGAACGTTGACATCAGTTTGTACTGGCCCTGAGATTACAGAAGATAAATTGTGGTTGAATGGTAGTGAAGAATCATTGAAGAGTGAGAGGACTCAAAATTGTTTGGCAGATCTACGTAAACTGAGAATGAAGCTGGAAGATGAAGACTCAAATCTGCCTAAAATGTCCAAGTGGAATGTAGTTATTGTATCGGAAAACAACTTCCCAACTGCTGCAGGTTTGGCTTCATCTGCAGCAGGTTTTGCAGCTTTGGTGATGGCAATTGCAAAGCTCTATGAGCTTCCCGATTCGCTctcagaaatttcaaagattgcCAGAAAGGGCTCTGGTTCAGCCTGTAGATCTTTACTTGGTGGTTACGTCGCTTGGGAAATGGGTGAAAAAGCAGATGGTTCTGATTCAAAGGCAGTTCAGATAGCACCAATGGAGCATTGGCCAAACATGAAGGCAGCCATTTTGGTGGTTAGCGCTTCGAAAAAGGACACGCCTTCAACAAGCGGTATGCAGTTGACTGTGGGAACCTCTGACTTATTTCAGCATAGAATTAAAGATGTTGTGCCACACAGATTCGTCGAAATGAAGCAAGCAGTACTTGAGAAAGATTGGCCAACATTTGCTGAATTAACTATGAAGGATTCAAACTCTTTCCATGCTACTTGTTTAGACTCGTTCCCACCAATCTTTTACATGAACGATGTCTCGAAAGGGATTATCAAGCTGTGTCATTTCATTAACGCTTTCTACAATGAAACTATAGTTGCCTACACTTTTGATGCTGGTCCAAACGCTGTCTTGTACTacttggaagaaaatgaatcgAAACTGTTTGCATTTATTTATGAACTTTTTGCTGAAGTGCCAGGTTGGgattccaaattttcaaaagatgaattgaCTCAATTTCTCTCTGACTTCGATTCAAAGATCtcaaatcaattgaaagtCGAATTGGATAAGGAGCTGTATAAAGGAGTGACTAAAGTCATCTTGACCCATATTGGTCCAGGTCCGCAATCAACTGACGAATGTTTGATTGACACGAAGACTGGTCTAccaaaataattgaaatttttcttttaataTGTAATGTATGTAGTGCCTGAAAACTATAATTTGATCTTACTATGTTCTCTCAAATATATAATACCTTTTTCACATTAAGCACATATTTTCCCATTTCCAAATATGGAGTGATGAACGATATTATACCATGTTACATTGAGACAGTCTGCGTCTTCCTGGAGTAGAGATTTGATTGCATGCTCAATTTTCTCTGTAGCTGAAAGTTCTTCCTCAAATTGAACTTTGgacaatttcttcagcatcTCTCTCAAAGATTGCTTCCCATTTCCTTCATCAGTACTCACATTTGAGCTAGTGTCTGGCATCTTTTCAGATTGTGAATGAACCGGAAGTGAGAGTACGCATTTTGTCACTTGGATAATCTGTAACGCACGCAGAACCCACCAATGCACTCTCATGtgtttctcaaaaagataCGACataaagattcaaaaacattgaGTATCCTCAAAACTGTTTAGTATAGTCTGTTATAAAATGTTTAACTTTCGTTTTTTCTATAGTCGTGGCATTTTGTGACGTTGTGGGAAGTTTTTCCTTGCGGACGCTTAGGGAAGCATTAAAATGTCAAGTTCAATAGGGAAAAAGGATCCGTATTGATTTCATACATATTTTGGTACTACCAAAGACGCAATTAGTTTTTCAGAGCAACCAGAAAGCGTTTCAAACAGTTGCAGTAAATAATGGTCGGATCAAAGGCCTATAATGTGGTGCGCATTGCTAAATTCGGTCCCATTAGAGCCA belongs to Zygotorulaspora mrakii chromosome 1, complete sequence and includes:
- the MVD1 gene encoding diphosphomevalonate decarboxylase MVD1 (similar to Saccharomyces cerevisiae MVD1 (YNR043W); ancestral locus Anc_6.362), translated to MTLFVASTTAPVNIATLKYWGKRDKTLNLPTNSSISVTLSQEDLRTLTSVCTGPEITEDKLWLNGSEESLKSERTQNCLADLRKLRMKLEDEDSNLPKMSKWNVVIVSENNFPTAAGLASSAAGFAALVMAIAKLYELPDSLSEISKIARKGSGSACRSLLGGYVAWEMGEKADGSDSKAVQIAPMEHWPNMKAAILVVSASKKDTPSTSGMQLTVGTSDLFQHRIKDVVPHRFVEMKQAVLEKDWPTFAELTMKDSNSFHATCLDSFPPIFYMNDVSKGIIKLCHFINAFYNETIVAYTFDAGPNAVLYYLEENESKLFAFIYELFAEVPGWDSKFSKDELTQFLSDFDSKISNQLKVELDKELYKGVTKVILTHIGPGPQSTDECLIDTKTGLPK
- the ZRG17 gene encoding Zn(2+) transporter ZRG17 (similar to Saccharomyces cerevisiae ZRG17 (YNR039C); ancestral locus Anc_6.357), which produces MKDSTARETEQQVPPFSPVGSTPVMNSIQEEDSPRVAQDGFQTPLKIHAESPFSNSSRQAPFTSNSLSRPNSSAHQFYLSKDGGANNSSSSLIYNTSFTFGDQAVAKGSTGESKRNSMKYVPEPQLAPPKSSRSPVRSSSPDARSRRSSQLEAPFNFSSMNAQGNNTYPSRTSFRKGHRYKHSSVSMNFFQEPEVKIPLNIAKSLPIPNFNDMINNLPWPKAYFQLFITFAQCIICIIVFQLGHSKNWNNYLTLSHFIIYDIIGSLIIILVENLSQFQVWSTGTITFPFGLNRIDVLLSFGLAVSLCFVGLDLVFHIVEECIVFFIENANEMEIENEDHDELASRIPHSHHSNNTFKLSDGDSNIWYSVLAINLLFSALSLYKIFYANTNSKLKTKNPVITIVFTAYLFLYPYLFNFMPVLSDHLATVVIAIFILIHGFKIAEWTSTILLMGFSTTALPASSLVHDPYSNEESQTDLKVKKSRKRALSTLPLSSPTHQSPQRSHSLLSGFSSFRKSAINQSYNSTILKSKIKEEVEKLSEFVSRCNLKYEDISIAKINFTSYIALVKLTLEGGSNDDELKVRLAMDTCIKKFLPSCETTIEIDRI
- the COQ2 gene encoding 4-hydroxybenzoate octaprenyltransferase (similar to Saccharomyces cerevisiae COQ2 (YNR041C); ancestral locus Anc_6.361) yields the protein MLFYHGLGVKGLKDFSVRHARTRFLNGKFASPIIPAKSWLRFASSKISSEAFTPEQLKEAQLARLNGLGPYVSKLPKSIIPYAELMRLEKPVGTWLLYIPGTWAILMGAMEVSASLGQTLWMLGIFGIGSLIMRGAGCTINDLLDRDLDSKVLRTVERPIASGRVSPIKAKIFLAGQTAVGVGILAALPAQCWWLGLASLPLVFTYPLFKRFTYYPQAILSACFKWGAILGFPAMGVIDWPTMIPLYTGSFLWCMIYDTIYAHQDKEFDVKAGIKSTALAWGDKTKPICSVLATSQIALYAVAGINSGLIWGPGFIGGLSLFAYRLYTMIKNVDLNNPAACWKAFISNISTGLYFSYALFFDYILRLIGVL
- the TRX3 gene encoding Trx3p (similar to Saccharomyces cerevisiae TRX3 (YCR083W); ancestral locus Anc_6.359), producing MFARVSFRNLQKVSGLKLRSQSSYSKITKIANLKDFESLIKNPSLSVIDFYATWCGPCKAMAPHLSKLVEEYPKVDFYKVDVDESSDIAKNCEVTAMPTFVFAKGGKLLGKLVGANPSGLEKGIKDLSG
- the MRX15 gene encoding Mrx15p (similar to Saccharomyces cerevisiae YNR040W; ancestral locus Anc_6.360), with the protein product MSLPFSKVMSALMSKTSPEAIFQYRKPMSTKLGSLALSLVFSIYGATFADWSYESALTVYEEADDKTKKDWKFLIKTFGPMGLTVIPFSLALCAFFAPSRIVTKVKYIPKMYGEPECQLTRESLILGKPVHLTRPISELHRNEKTRVFTGDGEQGVDDKGSFFFILTDQNINVKSWVERYYLVPRSGKFWASDGRIFDALFGGDSIRDLELKARQSKDKKELKNIKQDRSALNEMIRTNYSRAKFHSGLKKEVEVSKNIVNQTKGLP
- the AHC2 gene encoding Ahc2p (similar to Saccharomyces cerevisiae AHC2 (YCR082W); ancestral locus Anc_6.358), which gives rise to MLTPDSVRESVEEFQKRSLCEDVDYSMLSHQKDFLDNKLLQKKYFNKQLLLLYSQLERTRNYQEFVDVLMNNRSLLREIFTLEGQSFTSSLVEPELDLSFKFGIDVQEYINDDDELLALYGDDLL